The Lepidochelys kempii isolate rLepKem1 chromosome 5, rLepKem1.hap2, whole genome shotgun sequence genome window below encodes:
- the LOC140911992 gene encoding avidin-like — protein sequence MMGKVAFSLLLALALVTLGVSSARKCVLSGLWKNELGSNMTISAVNTDGGFTGLYHTAVTATDKHIRVSPLKGSQKPTNQRKQLTFGFTVSWTFSNSMTVFVGQCFMDDKGKETLKTMWLLREEVSSPGDDWKATRVGTNIFTRIK from the exons ATGATGGGGAAAGTCGCCTTCTCCTTGCTCCTCGCCCTGGCTCTGGTGACCCTCGGGGTCTCCTCAGCGAGAAAG TGCGTCCTGTCTGGACTGTGGAAGAATGAGCTGGGCTCTAACATGACCATCTCTGCCGTGAACACCGATGGGGGATTCACCGGTTTGTACCACACAGCAGTGACGGCCACCGACAAACACATCCGGGTGTCACCCCTGAAGGGGTCCCAGAAGCCCACGAACCAGAGGAAGCAGCTGACCTTTGGCTTCACCGTGAGCTGGACGTTCTCAA ACTCAATGACCGTCTTCGTGGGCCAGTGCTTCATGGATGATAAAGGGAAGGAAACTCTGAAGACCATGTGGCTGCTGCGTGAGGAGGTCAGCTCCCCCGGCGACGACTGGAAAGCGACCAG GGTCGGCACAAACATTTTCACCCGGATCAAGTGA